A part of Oncorhynchus gorbuscha isolate QuinsamMale2020 ecotype Even-year linkage group LG09, OgorEven_v1.0, whole genome shotgun sequence genomic DNA contains:
- the LOC124044126 gene encoding lysophosphatidic acid phosphatase type 6-like: protein MRMRKLWTKAGVLGSVSMAFGSMFWSQKKTETTQTGSTTACTEPPSPYELKLVQVLFRHGARTPLKSIPDVMEAQWVPNLLEPPAHTHINYVVTDLEGGPRPSSPVEDSYRANILSGGTYPGQLTTVGMQQLYELGERLRKRYIKDTAFLNPTFSPTEVYVRSTNIVRTIESAKCLVAGLFQQSQSDMVSILTTEAESEILYPNYHGCRLLKHLSGHRWAESSTLPDIAADLRSIQRALGIAAHQRVDFILIRDDMVARETHGLPCPPILDSWRNTVEQRAVEMICHIYEPSKRENLQLCVGPLFHTLMGNIEDHLQGTTSESNRKLFLYSAHDTTLMPCLMALGVFDMQWPPYAADITLELHQHRQTKEAFVKVSYIGKDQLIPGCSGVYCPLQEFKQAFSNYSLTSELYESLCNRTEGMADP, encoded by the exons ATGAGGATGAGGAAGCTCTGGACCAAAGCAGGTGTTCTGGGCTCGGTATCCATGGCGTTTGGATCCATGTTCTGGTCTCAGAAGAAGACGGAAACGACTCAGACGGGTTCGACCACCGCATGCACGGAACCACCTTCTCCTTATGAGCTCAAACTCGTGCAAGTCCTGTTCCGCCACGGAGCCCGAACTCCGCTGAAGTCTATACCGGATGTCATGGAG GCCCAGTGGGTGCCTAACCTCCTGGaacccccagcacacacacatatcaactaTGTGGTGACAGACCTGGAAGGAGGTCCACGGCCCTCCTCACCGGTGGAGGACAGCTACCGGGCCAACAtactgagt GGGGGTACGTACCCAGGTCAGTTGACCACGGTGGGCATGCAACAGCTGTATGAGCTGGGAGAGAGGCTGAGGAAGAGGTACATCAAGGACACAGCCTTCCTCAACCCCACCTTCAGCCCTACAGAGGTCTA tgtgcGTTCCACTAACATTGTAAGGACCATAGAGTCTGCCAAGTGCCTGGTGGCAGGGCTGTTCCAGCAAAGCCAGAGTG ACATGGTTTCCATTCTGACGACTGAGGCAGAGTCAGAGATCCTGTACCCTAACTACCATGGGTGCAGATTGCTCAAACACCTCAGCGG TCATCGCTGGGCGGAGTCGTCCACTCTGCCAGACATCGCTGCAGACTTGAGGAGCATCCAGAGAGCTCTGGGCATCGCTGCCCACCAACGGGTTGACTTCATCCTCATCAGGGATGACATGGTGGCCAGAGAG ACACACGGACTGCCCTGCCCACCAATCCTGGACTCCTGGAGGAACACAGTGGAGCAGAGAGCTGTGGAGATGATCTGTCACATCTACGAACCCAGCaagag GGAGAACCTGCAGCTGTGTGTGGGTCCCCTCTTCCACACCCTGATGGGCAACATTGAAGACCATCTACAGGGCACAACCTCAGAGTCCAACAG GAAGCTGTTCCTGTACTCTGCCCACGACACCACTCTGATGCCCTGTCTCATGGCTCTGGGGGTTTTTGACATGCAATGGCCACCGTACGCCGCTGACATCACCCTGGAGCTGCATCAACACAGGCAAACCAAAGAGGCCTTTGTCAAAGTGTCCTACATTGGCAAG GACCAGTTGATTCCAGGCTGTAGTGGAGTCTACTGCCCCCTGCAGGAATTCAAGCAGGCCTTCTCTAACTACTCACTGACCTCTGAACTCTATGAGTCGCTCTGCAACCGCACAGAGGGCATGGCCGACCCCTGA
- the LOC124044128 gene encoding gap junction alpha-5 protein-like yields MGDWSLLGNFLEEVQEHSTSVGKVWLTVLFIFRILVLGTAAESSWGDEQSDFLCDTQQPGCTNVCYDRAFPIAHIRYWVLQIVFVSTPSLIYMGHAMHIVRRDEKRKRMEQEKTEGMEEEERGEGGSVSGEKVYLQQRDCGKVLDASGRVRLRGALLSTYILSILIRTVMEVIFIVVQYMIYGVFLRALYHCKAWPCPNPVNCYMSRPTEKNVFIVFMLVVAGVSLLLSVVELYHLAYRRYRKCRRTRASLKNTTHNAVAIPFTRDSDNPTSHNSPGCTPPPDFRQCLVLSGTMTPLTPVNPMNSMPSHPFNNRMAHQQNSVNMATERHHSHDDLEGEGGFLRMNYTQVPGEMPSGCSAPPLLHTAYLKDKQSLSKISSTSSRVRPDDLAV; encoded by the coding sequence ATGGGGGACTGGAGTCTTCTGGGGAACTTCCTGGAGGAAGTTCAGGAACATTCCACGTCGGTGGGGAAGGTGTGGCTCACCGTCCTCTTCATCTTCAGGATCCTGGTGCTGGGCACAGCCGCTGAGTCCTCATGGGGAGACGAACAGAGTGACTTCCTGTGCGACACCCAGCAGCCTGGTTGTACCAACGTCTGTTATGACCGGGCGTTTCCTATCGCACACATCCGCTACTGGGTCCTACAGATCGTCTTTGTGTCCACACCATCACTGATCTACATGGGCCACGCCATGCACATAGTGCGGAGGGATGAGAAACGAAAAAGGATGGAGCAGGAGAAGACagaagggatggaggaggaggagaggggagagggggggagcgtATCGGGGGAGAAGGTGTATCTCCAGCAGAGGGATTGTGGGAAGGTGCTGGACGCATCTGGGCGAGTTCGCCTGCGGGGGGCGCTGTTATCCACGTACATTCTGAGCATCCTGATCCGCACTGTGATGGAGGTGATCTTCATCGTGGTCCAGTACATGATCTATGGAGTCTTCCTCAGGGCTCTGTACCACTGCAAGGCCTGGCCCTGCCCCAACCCAGTCAACTGCTACATGTCCCGTCCCACAGAAAAGAACGTATTCATCGTCTTCATGCTGGTGGTGGcaggtgtctccctcctcctctctgtggtcGAGCTCTACCACCTGGCCTACAGGAGGTACAGGAAGTGCAGACGCACTCGTGCCTCCCTCAAAAACACCACTCATAATGCTGTGGCAATCCCCTTCACCAGGGACTCCGACAACCCGACCAGTCACAACTCCCCAGGCTGCACCCCTCCCCCTGACTTCCGCCAGTGCTTGGTGTTGTCGGGGACAATGACCCCCTTGACACCTGTGAACCCCATGAACTCCATGCCTTCTCACCCcttcaacaacagaatggcgcACCAGCAGAACTCCGTCAACATGGCCACCGAGCGCCACCATTCCCATGACgacctggagggagagggaggtttcCTGAGGATGAACTACACCCAGGTGCCAGGGGAGATGCCCAGCGGGTGCTCTGCGCCACCCTTACTGCATACCGCGTACCTGAAGGACAAACAGAGTCTCAGTAAGATCAGCAGCACCAGCAGCCGGGTTCGACCAGACGACCTGGCCGTGTAG